Proteins encoded within one genomic window of Zavarzinella sp.:
- a CDS encoding prenyltransferase/squalene oxidase repeat-containing protein gives MLLEKRTIQPPNGGQSVIRPLEVAEVPTSTRLMTVYVPAFVISGGVHLILVVVMLFTNLLQDQLLIAKPADVFTAAEVNDAEKKPEAELTNQDLGLDPELEAAVEVMREEEKLVENIVSTEPIGLADALLLDANQSQSVGPALDLSVTTGTSGQEKPDGSAMIGMVCNTSSLATPGMRGRSGSDKLQLVKDRGGNTESEASVAKGLTWLARKQIKDGSNKGYWEYDTADGKEHNYKIAATGMALLPFLAAGETHKSGKKYREVVARGVEWLSSQVSLDGSMVKKVGISTPYSHAIGTVALCEAVGMTKDPSLKQIATRAVNFIINTQAGDGSWGYGMSRASEGDTSIVGWMVQALKSADIAEIRFDKAKAYKAITGFLNKVQEDSGAAYGYRTPGNSPTLTSVGLLSRQYTGWTPAHPALQKGVKRLTELSRQLPATKPATVNRVPINMYTFYYATQVIHFYDGPEWKAFNPKMRDSLIGWQNKSGDKNLDGSWAPDGSHIGGQCGRLGTTCMCLLTLEVYYRHLPLYKRSSAGGIVELDR, from the coding sequence ATGCTACTGGAAAAAAGAACTATTCAACCACCCAACGGCGGGCAATCGGTCATCCGCCCATTGGAAGTCGCCGAAGTACCCACCAGCACACGACTGATGACTGTTTATGTGCCAGCATTCGTCATCAGCGGTGGGGTACACCTTATCCTGGTAGTGGTAATGCTGTTCACCAACCTGTTACAGGATCAACTGCTCATTGCAAAACCAGCCGATGTGTTCACTGCTGCGGAAGTGAATGATGCAGAAAAAAAGCCCGAAGCAGAATTGACCAACCAGGATTTAGGGCTTGATCCCGAATTGGAAGCAGCAGTGGAAGTGATGCGTGAAGAAGAAAAGCTCGTGGAAAATATAGTCAGTACAGAGCCGATCGGCCTTGCAGATGCGTTATTACTGGATGCCAACCAGTCCCAGTCTGTCGGCCCAGCACTCGATCTCAGCGTAACTACAGGCACTTCGGGACAGGAAAAGCCAGATGGTTCCGCAATGATTGGGATGGTGTGCAATACGAGTAGCCTTGCTACACCAGGAATGAGAGGAAGGTCTGGTTCTGATAAATTACAACTGGTGAAGGATCGCGGTGGGAACACCGAATCCGAAGCTTCAGTGGCCAAAGGTCTGACCTGGCTGGCACGCAAGCAGATTAAAGATGGTTCCAATAAAGGTTATTGGGAATACGATACCGCTGACGGGAAAGAGCACAACTACAAGATTGCTGCGACGGGTATGGCACTCCTCCCCTTCCTGGCTGCGGGCGAAACCCACAAGTCGGGCAAGAAATATCGCGAAGTGGTTGCACGTGGTGTCGAATGGCTTTCTTCTCAGGTGAGCCTCGATGGTTCCATGGTGAAGAAAGTGGGCATCAGTACTCCTTACTCACACGCGATCGGAACGGTGGCCCTGTGCGAAGCCGTGGGGATGACCAAAGACCCCAGCCTGAAACAGATTGCCACCCGCGCGGTGAACTTCATTATCAACACCCAGGCAGGTGATGGTAGCTGGGGTTACGGCATGAGCCGGGCCAGCGAAGGTGATACTTCGATCGTGGGCTGGATGGTGCAGGCACTGAAAAGTGCGGACATTGCCGAAATCCGCTTTGACAAAGCGAAAGCTTACAAGGCGATTACCGGCTTTCTGAACAAAGTGCAGGAAGACTCGGGTGCTGCATATGGCTATCGCACCCCTGGGAATTCTCCCACGCTGACTTCGGTAGGTTTGCTCTCCCGCCAGTACACTGGTTGGACACCAGCCCACCCAGCACTGCAAAAGGGTGTCAAACGTTTGACGGAACTTTCACGACAGTTGCCAGCCACCAAGCCTGCCACGGTGAATCGGGTTCCGATCAACATGTATACCTTCTACTATGCCACTCAGGTGATCCATTTTTATGATGGTCCCGAGTGGAAAGCGTTCAATCCAAAGATGCGTGATTCGCTGATTGGCTGGCAGAACAAATCGGGTGACAAAAACCTCGATGGGAGCTGGGCTCCAGACGGCAGTCATATCGGTGGTCAGTGCGGTCGCCTGGGCACCACCTGTATGTGCCTGCTGACCCTGGAAGTCTATTACCGCCACCTGCCACTTTACAAACGCAGTTCCGCAGGCGGTATCGTCGAACTCGACCGATAA